The following is a genomic window from Candidatus Thermoplasmatota archaeon.
ATGGCATAGCACTGGCTCAATTTACGTCCAGGTTGCGTATGCAATCCATTGCTATTGCAATGGTAACGATCATTGACTGGATTACAACGCACTTTTGTTCAGTCTACGTTCTTACCAACTAGTCTTTCAGAAAACTAGTTAGCGATTTCGAATGATTGGAAAATCGAAGTGGACCGGATGGGATTTGAACCCATGGCCTCCTGCTTGCAAAGCAGGCGATCTTCCGCTGATCTATCGGCCCATCGCGTACAGATAAGAGTATCTGGGGGTGAGCCAATTTTCATTAATATACTTTTTGATCGACGTGATTTATAGTGTTTAATTCACCCACCTTTTTTCGTAGGAGGTGATCCATCCGCAGGTTCCCCTACGGATACCTTGTTACGACTTAACCCCGCTTACTAAGCCTAAGTTTGAACGCAGCAAAAACTACATCCTCACTCAGACCCAACTCGCATGGTTTGACGGGCGGTGTGTGCAAGGAGCAGGGGCATATTCACCGCGGGATGTTGACCCGCGATTACTACGGAATCCATTTTCATGAGGGCGAGTTACAGCCCTCAATCCAAACTACGGACAGGTTTCGGGATTGCCTCCACCTTTCGGTGTTGAAGCCCATTGTCCTGGCCTTTGTAGCGCGCGTGTAGCCCGGGGGATTCGGGGCATACTGACCTACCGTTGACCTCCCCTTCCTCTGCCTTAGCGGCAGCGGTCCCCTTAATGTGCTCCTACTCCGGAGAATAGGGTGGCAATTAAGGATGAGGGTCTCGTTCGTTATCTGACTTGACAGAACGCCTTACGGTACGAACTGACGACGGCCATGCACCACCTCTCGGAAAATCAGGTAAAGTCATCAGCTTGACCTTCATGTAACCGTCGCCCCCGGTGAGTTTTCCGGCGTTGAATCCAATTGAACCGCACGCTCCTCCCGTTGCGGTGCTCTCCCGCCAATTCCTTTAAGTTTCATCCTTGCGGACGTACTCCCCAAGCGGCAGACTTAACAATTTCTCTCCGGCACCGAACGCCCTCGTAGGACCTCCGACACCAAGTCTGCAGCGTTTACACCCTGGACTACCTGGGTATCTAATCCAGTTCGCGACCCAGGGCTTCGTCCCTGACCGTCGGATCCGTTCCAGTTGGACGCCTTCGCCACTGGTGGTCCTCCCAGGATTACGGGATTTTACCCCTACCCCAGGAGTACCTCCAACCTCTCCCGGTCCCAAGTCTGGCAGTCTCCCCGGAATTCGAACAGTTAAGCTGCACGATTTACCCAAGAATTTACCAGACAGGCTACGGACGCTTTAAGCTCAATAATATCGACCACCACTCGGGCTGCGGGTATTACCGCGGCGGCTGGCACCCGTCTTACCCAGCCCTTACTTCCCCTGCTTTTTAGGCAGAAGAACAGCTTACGCAAAACGCAAGCACTTGGAATCCCCTCATCGCGGTTTCCCACATTGTGAAGTTTTCGCGACTGCTGCGCCCCGTAGGGCCTGGACTCGTGTCTCAGAGTCCATCTCCGGGCTACATCTCCCAATGCCCGTACCCGTCGTCGCCTAGTTGGTCATTTACACCAACTACAAGCTGATAGGCCGCAGACTCATCCTTAGGCGCCGGAGCTTTTAGCCTGAGGGCGTTCCAGCATCTCAGGCCTATGGGGTATTATGCTCAGTTTCCCGAGATTATTCCCCACCTAAGGGCAGATTATCCGCGTGTTACTGAGCCGTCTGCCGAGTCCCGAAGACTCTCGACTCACATGTCTTAATCGGATTCCAATAGCGGTGGCCTCCGGCAGGATCAACCGGAGTTGAAGTACATTGCACACGATATTGGCGTGATTGCTGAGTTTCATCTCTTCATCGAGTGTCAGAAAGGAGAGTTCCCGACTAGCGGTTTTCTCCGATCTCCATGCTGTCGGCAACATTGGAAATGGGTTGATCACTCCTCACAACCCGGCCGGAGCGTTGCCAGCTACCTCTCATCTTGTGGGGACTATATCTACATTTCGTCCCCTGAAAGGCGGTGCAAGTACCCTATCCGGCTCCCGCCTATTAATAGTTTCTCATTCGCGCTGGCCATCTGGTTTCACGGGTTGATTCCCGATCGTCAGAAAAACGTTAAAGCCGAGAATCCATCTACCATGGTGATCGCGAGAGACGTGATGAGCGGCTACGTTGTTACCGCCGGAGAATCCGAGACCATCGGCGAAGTCGCCGCCAAGCTGTCCAAACACAGAATAAGCGGTCTTCCTGTGGTGAACCTCCATGAGGAGCTCGTTGGGATGATAAGCGAGTCCGATATCATCAGGCGTTTCACTAACTTGGTCACAGAATCCACTGGAAGGAAGCTCCTCACCAGCCTCGCCGAATCGCTGGACTTGCTCACGACTCTGTGCAAGAAAAACCACGAGAAGGGAGAGAAGGTCTTCATGGACCTCAGAGAGACCCCAGTGTCCGAGGTCATGACGAAAACGATCATCGCGGCCGAACCCGATGACACGATCCAGAGGGTCGCCGAACTGATGACCACCAACAACGTGAATAGAGTTCCCATCGTCGACCATGGGAAGCTCGTCGGAATCGTTGGCCGAGCGGACATAGTCAAACGGGTACAGTCCATGGACATGACGATCGCCCCAAAGGTGTAGTCATGGGCGATGACGCCTTCGGCAAGGCATTCATGGATTTCTACTTGGGCAATGAGTCGGAGCTCGTCTTCGAGAGGGATGATGGCTACTCCAACTCGTCCGAGGTTCCGCACTACTTCCGCGAACCAGAGGGATTCCCGCCATGTGAGAAGGACGCTCTCTCATACGTCAAATCAAAGGTCCTGGATATCGGATGCGGGGCGGGGAGGCATTCCGTTTGGCTGCAGGAAGAGGGCTTTGACGTGACGAGCGTCGACTGCTCTCCTCTCGCCCTTGAGCTGTGCAGGAGAAGGGGCTTGGAAGAGCTAGTTCAAGGCGAGGTGCATCACATGCCTTTCGGGAAGGGCGTCTTCGACACCATCGTGTTGCTCGGGAACGGCTTTGGCTTGGCCGGGAGGCTCGAGGACACGATCGACCTCTTGAGAAGATTGCGCGAGATTGCGAAGGATGACGCCGTTGTCATCACCGATTCCAGGAACTACGCTCTGACGAGGAAGAAGGCACATCTCGAGTATCATGAAGCGAACCGCAGGAGGGGAAGACCCGCCGGAGAGGTCAAGATCAGGGCGAAGTGCGGGTCCGAGATCTCCAACTGGTTCTATCTGCTGATGGTTACTCCGCGGGAGATGGAAGAAGTGTGCGAGAAGGGCGGATGGAAGGTGAAGGAATTCTTCGAAGGCGTGGACCCCGTATTCGGTGCCGTTCTGGAGAAGTCTAGGCCCTGAGCTTCTTCACGACCGCTGCCAGCTGGTCCGCGACCATGCGCAGGAACTTGCTGTCTTCATCCGTGAATGGGTCGAGGCGGTCACTGTCCACGTCGATCTCCCCGAACACATCGTCTATGTACTTGATGGGAACCACGATCTCGGCCTTGGTGCTCGGAAAGCACTCCAGGTATCTATCATCCTGGGAGACGTCCGGGACGACGACGGTCTCGGCCGTCCGCGCGGCCAGCCCGCAGACGCCCTTCCCTATCGGGATCCTCGTGTGTTCCGTCGCCTTCGGTCCCTTGTATGCCTGCAGAACTAGGTCGTCGCCCTCTATCGCGTAGATGCCCACCCACGTGTAGTGGTCAAGGCTCGATTGGAGCACGTCGCACACGTCCTGGTAGAGCTCCGTGGGGTCGTCTCCTGTCTTCAGGAAGTCACCGATCTTCTTGAGCACTTCGGTGTACGCGCCGCTCATCCTGTCCCCGATGCCCATGTCGTGCGTGTGCTCCAAGATATCACCTGTTGGAATCCCTGGCAAAACGGAAGAGGTATTTAAGGAGTCGCAAAGTTGAAATTACATCGAGGCTCTGAGTGTGGCGTGAAAAGGCTGCTTCTCCACACGTGCTGCGCTCCTTGCTCCACATGGTCCGTCGAGGCCCTCAAGAGCGAGTACGATATCACTTGTTTCTTCTACAACCCCAACATCCAGCCCGAGGAGGAGTACCTTATGCGTCTCTCCGATGAGAGGAGGTTCTGCTCACACATCGGTGTCGATTTGCTGGAAGGGGAATATGACGTTGAGAAGTGGGAGTCGGAGATCAGAGGTCATGAGGACGATCCCGAGGGTGGTGAGCGTTGCAGGATCTGCTATGGGATGCGCCTGCTGGAGACGGGAAGACGGGCCGCCAAGGGCGGGTTCGACGCATTCACGACGACGCTCACAATCAGTCCTCACAAGAACGCCAGCGTCATAAACTCATTGGGAGAGGATATCGCCGTGAGAATCGGGGTCCCCTTCGTTCCGCTGGACCTGAAGAAGCGGGATGGGTTCAAGAAGAGTATCGAGATGAGTCGCGAGGCCGACCTGCACAGGCAGGATTTCTGCGGGTGCGTGTACAGCCGGCGGGACCATCCTGGCGTTCAATAGGCCAAAAGGTTTAAAGATTCAAGGGACATGGCAAAACGGGCGGGGATAGCCCAGCCTGGTAAGGCGCTGGATTGCTAATCCAGTGCGCTTTGCGCTCGGGGGTTCGAATCCCCCTCCCCGCGCCTGGCTCTATGTCATCTCCGGGGGTATTGACTGTTCGAGTTCCTCCTATATAGCAGAAAGGGCAGGACGGATGGCGGCTTTCGCTCGCTGAGGGAAGGTGGAAGGCTCGAAGTGGTCCACCAGTGCGCCGTGATGGCTTTGTTCCGGTCGCACGCCCACAGAGGGGACGTGGTCTTTCACGCCATTCTCGGCGGGCCGCCAAGACCGCCCGTGCACCTGAGAATTGATGGCCAGGACCTGAGGGACACGAGAACGGATGAGAGGTCCTGGGAGGCAATCCTCAGAAAGGTCCTCGAGGGTGGGGCACATCCAGGGATCTCCGTGAGCAGGGAATCCCTCCAGGAATTCGTGAAGAGAAAGCACGAGGAGGGGTGCGGGATTTTCGTTCTCGAGGAGAAGGGAAGAAGCATCTTCGATTGCGCTTTCTCAGAACCCGTCCTGTTCGTCGTCGGAGACCACGTGGGTCTTCCGAGGAAGGAAGAGAAGTTCATCCTGAGGTACGCGGAGAAGATCTCGCTCGG
Proteins encoded in this region:
- a CDS encoding CBS domain-containing protein produces the protein MVIARDVMSGYVVTAGESETIGEVAAKLSKHRISGLPVVNLHEELVGMISESDIIRRFTNLVTESTGRKLLTSLAESLDLLTTLCKKNHEKGEKVFMDLRETPVSEVMTKTIIAAEPDDTIQRVAELMTTNNVNRVPIVDHGKLVGIVGRADIVKRVQSMDMTIAPKV
- a CDS encoding class I SAM-dependent methyltransferase, which gives rise to MGDDAFGKAFMDFYLGNESELVFERDDGYSNSSEVPHYFREPEGFPPCEKDALSYVKSKVLDIGCGAGRHSVWLQEEGFDVTSVDCSPLALELCRRRGLEELVQGEVHHMPFGKGVFDTIVLLGNGFGLAGRLEDTIDLLRRLREIAKDDAVVITDSRNYALTRKKAHLEYHEANRRRGRPAGEVKIRAKCGSEISNWFYLLMVTPREMEEVCEKGGWKVKEFFEGVDPVFGAVLEKSRP
- a CDS encoding GAF domain-containing protein, with the translated sequence MEHTHDMGIGDRMSGAYTEVLKKIGDFLKTGDDPTELYQDVCDVLQSSLDHYTWVGIYAIEGDDLVLQAYKGPKATEHTRIPIGKGVCGLAARTAETVVVPDVSQDDRYLECFPSTKAEIVVPIKYIDDVFGEIDVDSDRLDPFTDEDSKFLRMVADQLAAVVKKLRA
- a CDS encoding epoxyqueuosine reductase QueH, producing MKRLLLHTCCAPCSTWSVEALKSEYDITCFFYNPNIQPEEEYLMRLSDERRFCSHIGVDLLEGEYDVEKWESEIRGHEDDPEGGERCRICYGMRLLETGRRAAKGGFDAFTTTLTISPHKNASVINSLGEDIAVRIGVPFVPLDLKKRDGFKKSIEMSREADLHRQDFCGCVYSRRDHPGVQ